A region of bacterium DNA encodes the following proteins:
- the xdhC gene encoding xanthine dehydrogenase accessory protein XdhC, whose translation MDVDNKSNELRKSKIPYCLATVVKVKGSAPRHAGAKMIVTASESFGTVGGGGVEHQAIDDARKILRRRSPELKKYDLTEQGIQPCGGEVEIFLEPIVPPKRIVVFGAGHVAEKLCPMLAEANFEVTLVDEREDRLAADAFKDVLHKINELPSDFLPKIEFAEDLHVVCITHKHVHDEAIVRYCLKKPSRYLGVISSRSKWKLFSEKYKAEGFTDEQISHVSVPIGLDIGAETPFEIAVAIVAQLIQLHEKPDDFETGRCHFKL comes from the coding sequence ATGGACGTAGATAACAAATCTAATGAACTCAGGAAATCCAAGATCCCTTATTGCCTTGCCACTGTGGTCAAAGTGAAGGGTTCGGCGCCCAGGCACGCAGGCGCGAAGATGATCGTGACCGCAAGCGAGAGCTTCGGCACAGTCGGCGGCGGCGGAGTCGAGCACCAAGCGATAGATGACGCGCGCAAGATCCTGCGAAGACGCTCGCCGGAACTCAAGAAATACGATCTCACGGAGCAGGGCATCCAGCCGTGCGGCGGGGAGGTGGAGATATTCCTCGAACCGATCGTGCCCCCCAAACGCATCGTGGTCTTCGGCGCAGGGCACGTGGCTGAAAAACTCTGCCCCATGCTCGCAGAAGCGAACTTCGAGGTCACGCTCGTGGACGAGCGCGAAGATCGGCTCGCAGCCGACGCGTTCAAGGACGTGTTGCACAAGATCAACGAGCTGCCCAGCGATTTTCTACCCAAAATAGAGTTCGCAGAGGACCTCCACGTGGTCTGCATCACCCACAAACACGTGCACGACGAGGCAATCGTGCGATACTGCCTAAAGAAGCCGTCCAGGTATCTCGGCGTCATAAGCTCGCGCAGCAAGTGGAAGCTCTTCTCTGAAAAATACAAGGCAGAGGGTTTCACGGACGAACAGATCTCGCACGTCTCCGTGCCGATCGGACTCGACATAGGAGCTGAAACCCCGTTCGAGATCGCAGTGGCGATAGTTGCGCAGCTGATACAGCTACATGAAAAACCGGATGACTTTGAAACCGGCAGATGCCACTTCAAGTTGTGA
- a CDS encoding nucleotidyltransferase family protein, translated as MPLQVVKDEFMKPTDHSIFGIVLAAGASQRMGEPKALLATASGKTLLEIQCNMLAESGCRRVAVVVGADAGTIRKALPALSAELIVNSEWEKGQFSSLVAGIRNALSAGACGAIILPVDAIGIPTEVVTALIETALRNPHLEAVVPEYEGKKGHPVYLSKSFCEALAALDPGQDSARLDAQLKAACNVMGLPVNSPSVVRNINTMDDWKRFSSQT; from the coding sequence ATGCCACTTCAAGTTGTGAAGGATGAATTCATGAAGCCCACGGATCATTCCATTTTCGGCATAGTGCTCGCAGCAGGAGCATCGCAGCGCATGGGCGAACCAAAGGCCCTGCTTGCGACCGCTTCGGGCAAGACCCTGCTCGAGATCCAGTGCAACATGCTTGCGGAGTCGGGCTGCAGGAGGGTCGCCGTGGTCGTGGGCGCGGACGCAGGCACGATAAGGAAGGCCCTCCCCGCGCTCAGCGCAGAGCTGATAGTGAATTCCGAATGGGAGAAGGGACAGTTCTCGTCGCTCGTCGCAGGAATCCGCAATGCGCTCTCTGCGGGCGCCTGCGGCGCGATCATACTCCCGGTGGATGCGATCGGCATCCCGACAGAGGTGGTGACAGCCCTCATAGAGACCGCTCTGAGGAATCCGCACCTTGAGGCCGTCGTGCCTGAGTACGAGGGGAAAAAGGGACACCCTGTCTATCTCTCGAAGAGCTTCTGCGAGGCCCTGGCCGCGTTGGACCCTGGCCAGGATTCGGCGCGTCTGGATGCGCAACTGAAGGCTGCGTGCAACGTGATGGGCCTGCCGGTCAATAGCCCATCGGTCGTAAGGAACATAAACACTATGGATGATTGGAAGAGGTTTTCCTCACAGACCTGA
- a CDS encoding xanthine dehydrogenase family protein subunit M — MSFEYHKPPTLGEAMGLLVMYKGKFAALAGGTDLIVQRRTAARELSGVVDLSSIEELRGIALMPQAVEIGTMETHAAIAANDAVRKHLPALAEACLTIGGAQIQNRGTIGGNVMNASPAGDTLPVLLAHGAEFLIKNLEGERWVPADKFFTGYRKTAVEEGELLARIRIPKSDSKERAAYYKIGQRSAQAISKVSMCVRARIRHGGIEWIKIALGSVGPVPVRASGTEALLKGQVLSEGLLGRARESLADEIAPIDDMRSTAQYRKFAAGGLIVRFLRSVRKTSSNHP; from the coding sequence ATGAGCTTCGAATATCACAAGCCGCCCACCCTGGGCGAGGCCATGGGGCTCTTGGTGATGTACAAGGGTAAGTTCGCGGCGCTCGCCGGCGGCACCGACCTCATCGTTCAAAGGCGCACGGCCGCGCGCGAGCTCTCGGGCGTGGTCGACCTCTCCTCCATAGAGGAGCTCCGCGGCATTGCGCTCATGCCGCAGGCGGTCGAGATCGGCACGATGGAGACGCACGCGGCTATCGCGGCGAACGATGCGGTGCGGAAGCATCTGCCCGCGCTGGCGGAGGCGTGTCTCACCATAGGCGGGGCGCAGATCCAGAACAGGGGCACCATAGGCGGCAACGTGATGAATGCGTCGCCTGCCGGAGACACTCTGCCGGTGTTGCTCGCGCACGGGGCCGAATTCCTGATCAAGAACCTCGAGGGCGAGCGATGGGTTCCTGCGGACAAGTTCTTTACGGGCTACAGGAAGACCGCGGTGGAGGAGGGCGAGCTGCTCGCGCGCATCCGCATCCCCAAGTCCGACAGCAAGGAGCGCGCCGCTTACTACAAGATCGGCCAGCGCAGCGCGCAGGCGATATCAAAGGTCTCCATGTGCGTGCGCGCGAGGATCCGCCACGGCGGCATAGAGTGGATAAAGATCGCGCTGGGCAGCGTGGGCCCAGTGCCTGTGCGCGCCTCCGGCACCGAGGCGCTGCTCAAGGGGCAAGTCTTGAGCGAGGGGCTGCTAGGGAGGGCGCGCGAATCGCTCGCCGACGAGATCGCGCCCATCGACGATATGCGCTCCACGGCTCAATACAGGAAGTTCGCTGCCGGCGGGCTGATCGTGAGGTTCCTCAGGTCTGTGAGGAAAACCTCTTCCAATCATCCATAG
- a CDS encoding (2Fe-2S)-binding protein, whose product MSSIIKKIFVNNTERIVDAEPQMRLLDVLRARLGLTGTKEGCGEGECGACSVLLNDAAVDSCLVLWGQLADGDRLVTVEGLGSAAHLSPLQECFVNKGGVQCGFCTPGMLIAAQALLIKNPSPTRNEISQAIAGNLCRCTGYAKIVDAIEECAARRKGKKR is encoded by the coding sequence ATGTCTTCGATCATAAAAAAGATTTTTGTCAACAACACAGAGCGCATCGTCGATGCGGAGCCACAGATGCGCCTGCTCGACGTGCTCCGCGCAAGGCTCGGGCTGACCGGCACCAAGGAGGGCTGCGGCGAGGGGGAGTGCGGCGCCTGTTCGGTGCTCCTCAATGACGCTGCGGTGGACTCCTGCCTCGTGCTGTGGGGCCAGCTAGCCGACGGCGACAGGCTCGTGACCGTGGAGGGGCTGGGGAGTGCTGCGCATCTTTCGCCGCTGCAGGAATGCTTCGTGAACAAGGGCGGGGTCCAGTGCGGTTTCTGCACGCCAGGCATGCTGATCGCCGCGCAGGCGCTCTTGATCAAAAACCCGTCGCCCACGCGAAATGAGATCTCGCAGGCGATCGCGGGAAATCTCTGCCGCTGCACAGGCTATGCGAAGATCGTGGACGCGATAGAGGAGTGCGCAGCCAGGCGGAAGGGAAAGAAGAGATGA
- a CDS encoding xanthine dehydrogenase family protein molybdopterin-binding subunit codes for MAEVGRSIPRADAGEKVTGAAAYVDDIQMPGMWHGAIVRSDIPRGRVISIELDPAFDWNRVAVAGAEDIPGKNCVAMIREDLPLIVEKEIRHAGEALLLVAAPTRELARAAVRAVRVESEALRPVLTIDEAKAAKTKIFAKDNVIHRCDIKKGDVEAALRRAEIVVEGSYETGPQEHIYIETQGMIAEWKEGGALSVVGSLQCPYYVSHALSVLMGVPEERISVRQSVVGGAFGGKEDYPSILAGYCAVLSRKCGHPVKIVYDRDEDIRVTTKRHPSRVTHRTGMKRDGTLVAMDISFELDAGAYVTLTPVVLSRGAIHCAGPYRCPNVRVRARAFATNTPPNGAFRGFGAPQAFFPLEVHMDRVAEAARLSPLQFRRKNCLKKGDTTATGQKLTESVAALRVLEEAAKRSKFDKRAKESARPCGNIKRGIGMALFMHGAGFTGSGEAKLKGKASLRLEQEGRIAILTACTEMGQGAHTVLRQIAADQLGVDADIVTLPTPDTAYVPDSGPTVASRTTMIMGVVLGKCAARIKEELFRFAAKEFGTKRDKLSFSGRYLVDGRKRIAEAGELIKAYVFKKGVHVVTDEYEMPPGLRWDDKTYRGDAYPTYSWGCDVAEVEVDMDTLEVRVRKMWLAQDMGRAINPVLAAGQIEGGTLQAHGWATMERVAMDAGLVKSDRLQTYIIPTAIDAPEMETIIIEEPYSLGPMGAKGLGELPMDGGAPAIANAIYSATGLRMCSLPITPEKLYEEWKKKEGE; via the coding sequence ATGGCCGAAGTTGGACGAAGCATTCCGCGCGCCGACGCGGGGGAGAAGGTCACAGGCGCCGCCGCATACGTAGACGACATACAGATGCCCGGCATGTGGCACGGCGCGATCGTTCGCTCCGACATCCCCCGAGGCAGGGTGATATCGATCGAACTCGATCCGGCGTTCGACTGGAACCGTGTTGCGGTCGCGGGCGCAGAGGACATCCCCGGCAAAAACTGCGTGGCCATGATCCGCGAGGACCTGCCGCTCATCGTCGAAAAAGAGATAAGGCATGCGGGCGAGGCCCTCCTCCTCGTCGCGGCGCCTACCCGCGAGCTGGCCAGGGCCGCGGTCAGGGCTGTGCGCGTGGAGAGCGAGGCGCTCCGCCCGGTGCTCACGATCGACGAGGCGAAGGCGGCCAAGACGAAGATATTCGCGAAGGACAACGTCATCCATCGCTGCGACATAAAAAAAGGCGACGTCGAGGCGGCCTTGAGGAGAGCGGAGATCGTGGTGGAGGGCTCCTACGAGACCGGGCCGCAGGAACACATATACATCGAGACTCAGGGCATGATCGCGGAATGGAAAGAGGGCGGGGCCCTGTCGGTCGTGGGGTCGCTGCAGTGCCCCTACTACGTGTCGCACGCGCTCTCGGTGCTCATGGGGGTGCCGGAGGAACGGATATCGGTGCGCCAGTCCGTGGTTGGCGGCGCATTCGGCGGCAAAGAGGACTATCCGTCGATACTTGCCGGCTACTGCGCCGTGCTCTCGCGCAAGTGCGGGCATCCTGTGAAGATCGTCTATGACCGCGACGAGGACATAAGGGTCACCACCAAGCGGCATCCCTCGCGGGTGACGCACAGGACCGGGATGAAGAGGGACGGCACGCTCGTGGCGATGGACATCTCCTTCGAGCTCGACGCCGGCGCGTACGTGACGCTCACTCCGGTCGTGCTCTCGCGCGGCGCGATCCACTGCGCGGGACCGTACCGCTGCCCGAACGTTCGGGTCCGCGCCAGGGCCTTTGCCACAAACACTCCGCCCAACGGCGCGTTCCGCGGCTTCGGGGCGCCGCAGGCCTTTTTCCCGCTGGAGGTCCACATGGACCGCGTGGCAGAGGCGGCGAGGCTTTCTCCTCTTCAGTTTCGAAGGAAGAACTGCCTGAAAAAGGGGGATACGACCGCTACCGGACAGAAACTCACCGAGAGCGTCGCGGCGCTGCGCGTGCTCGAAGAGGCCGCGAAGCGTTCAAAGTTCGACAAGCGCGCTAAGGAGTCGGCCAGGCCCTGCGGCAATATCAAACGCGGGATAGGAATGGCGCTCTTCATGCACGGTGCGGGTTTCACCGGCTCCGGCGAGGCGAAGCTCAAGGGCAAGGCCTCGTTGAGGCTGGAGCAGGAGGGCAGGATCGCGATACTCACCGCATGCACCGAGATGGGGCAGGGCGCGCACACGGTGCTTCGGCAGATCGCTGCGGATCAGCTCGGCGTGGATGCGGATATTGTGACCCTGCCCACGCCCGACACCGCGTATGTCCCTGACAGCGGTCCCACCGTGGCGTCGCGCACCACCATGATCATGGGCGTCGTGCTGGGGAAATGCGCGGCGAGGATCAAAGAGGAGCTCTTCAGGTTCGCCGCAAAGGAGTTCGGAACAAAACGCGACAAGCTCTCGTTCAGCGGCAGGTATCTCGTGGATGGCCGCAAGCGCATCGCGGAGGCGGGGGAACTCATAAAGGCGTATGTCTTCAAGAAAGGCGTCCATGTCGTCACCGATGAATACGAGATGCCGCCGGGGCTCAGGTGGGACGACAAGACATATCGCGGCGACGCCTATCCCACCTATTCCTGGGGCTGCGACGTGGCGGAGGTGGAGGTGGACATGGACACCCTCGAGGTGCGCGTCCGGAAGATGTGGCTCGCGCAGGACATGGGCCGCGCCATCAACCCGGTGCTCGCGGCGGGTCAGATCGAGGGCGGCACGCTGCAGGCGCACGGCTGGGCGACCATGGAGCGCGTGGCGATGGACGCGGGGCTTGTGAAGAGCGACAGGCTGCAGACGTATATCATACCGACCGCGATCGACGCGCCCGAGATGGAGACGATCATAATCGAGGAGCCGTACAGCCTTGGGCCCATGGGTGCAAAGGGGCTGGGTGAGCTGCCGATGGACGGCGGAGCTCCTGCGATAGCGAACGCGATCTACAGCGCCACGGGCCTGCGCATGTGCAGCCTGCCGATCACGCCGGAGAAGCTGTACGAGGAGTGGAAGAAGAAGGAAGGCGAGTGA
- a CDS encoding class I SAM-dependent methyltransferase: MCDHNHATPFDSFDGKRLLRCESCDLIFLEASRTEEEDRALYEDYYHNEIAGRFLFGVESVIRLFRLFRAFKIVSVCRHAKRILDVGSGRGFTLYYLRKFFGFTRTVGTQISRPAYEFSRNFLGLEIYDRDLLELDFGEENFDVVIMWHVLEHLREPESYVRRISKLLCKGGAFIVEVPNLNSWTRRMTGKYWLGLDLEHHRWFFTPESLTRLLERCGLTVGKAHTFSLEYSTFISAQSLISKATKSDHVFFRFLQNGGLTWRVFFRMALFLIIAPFCLIANLLLYFSKRGEVILLVARRV, translated from the coding sequence ATGTGCGATCATAATCATGCGACGCCGTTCGACAGCTTCGATGGGAAGCGTCTGCTTCGATGCGAGAGCTGCGACCTGATCTTCCTGGAGGCGTCGCGGACGGAGGAGGAGGATAGGGCGCTGTATGAAGACTATTACCACAATGAGATAGCGGGACGGTTTTTATTCGGCGTCGAATCCGTCATCCGCCTCTTCCGCCTGTTTCGCGCCTTCAAGATCGTCAGCGTCTGCCGGCATGCGAAAAGGATACTCGACGTGGGGAGCGGCCGCGGCTTCACTCTCTATTATCTGCGAAAATTTTTCGGTTTCACCAGGACCGTCGGAACTCAGATATCGAGGCCGGCATATGAATTTTCGCGAAATTTCCTCGGCCTTGAGATATACGACCGCGACCTGCTGGAGCTGGACTTCGGGGAGGAAAACTTCGACGTGGTGATCATGTGGCACGTCCTGGAGCATCTGCGCGAACCCGAATCGTACGTCCGTCGGATATCAAAGCTTCTCTGCAAGGGGGGCGCGTTCATAGTCGAAGTGCCCAACTTGAACTCATGGACCCGCCGGATGACTGGAAAATATTGGCTGGGTCTTGATCTCGAGCACCATCGCTGGTTCTTCACCCCGGAATCCCTCACGCGGCTCCTGGAGCGGTGCGGGTTGACTGTGGGGAAGGCGCATACCTTCTCGCTTGAGTATTCTACGTTTATTTCGGCGCAGAGCCTGATCAGCAAGGCCACGAAAAGCGATCATGTCTTTTTCCGTTTTCTCCAGAACGGCGGCTTGACCTGGCGGGTGTTTTTTCGCATGGCGCTTTTTTTGATAATCGCGCCCTTCTGTCTCATCGCCAACCTCCTGCTCTATTTCTCGAAGCGGGGCGAAGTCATCTTGCTCGTGGCTCGTCGCGTATAG
- a CDS encoding radical SAM protein: MSRILLVNPPSRRNVYLATNVRVGAPSYPSLTLATIAGRLADSHDLRLLDLDLYGDLGPPIATELARFRPEIVASTANTPDYPSVVRIMGHVKALDPRIATIVGGVHVTALPGEAMREPAFDAVVVGEADDVVPGLFASPPRRGDLAVRVDGSRVLDLDALPYPAWRLFALDRYRNSRLSSRKNPVGLIETSRGCAYHCCFCSKLTFGSAFRAKDPERVVDEMAFLLKSGFREIHITDDSFTQDIDRAKRICEGILRRGLRFPWSLINGIRVDFVDREFFRLAKRAGCWQVGYGIESGDQRILDIVGKKTTLGQIENAVTLAREAGVATFGFFIFGLPGEDAESMERTISFAKRLPLDIAKFDICIPYPGTPYYEELRSSGSILTDDWALYNCHQVEKPLFRHPNLSWEELVVYYKRAFREFYFRPGYIARRFARSLCRGDLFSDARALLMGRW; the protein is encoded by the coding sequence ATGTCACGCATTTTGCTGGTCAATCCACCCTCCCGGAGGAACGTCTATCTAGCCACCAACGTCCGTGTCGGCGCACCCAGCTATCCGAGCCTCACCCTGGCCACGATCGCCGGTCGGCTGGCGGATTCGCACGATCTTCGCCTCCTGGACCTCGACCTGTACGGCGACCTCGGCCCTCCGATCGCAACTGAGCTCGCCCGGTTCCGGCCCGAGATCGTCGCCTCGACGGCGAATACCCCTGATTATCCCTCCGTCGTGCGGATCATGGGGCATGTCAAGGCGCTGGACCCACGCATCGCAACGATAGTCGGAGGGGTGCACGTGACTGCGCTTCCGGGCGAGGCCATGAGGGAGCCGGCCTTCGACGCCGTAGTCGTGGGGGAGGCGGACGATGTCGTGCCGGGGCTTTTCGCCTCGCCGCCCAGGCGCGGCGACCTAGCGGTTCGGGTCGACGGGTCTCGCGTCTTGGACCTCGACGCGCTCCCCTATCCGGCATGGCGCCTGTTCGCCCTCGATCGCTATCGGAACTCGCGCCTCTCCTCCAGGAAAAATCCGGTGGGCCTCATTGAGACGAGCCGGGGGTGCGCGTATCACTGTTGTTTTTGCAGCAAGCTGACGTTCGGAAGCGCCTTCAGGGCCAAGGATCCGGAGCGCGTCGTGGACGAGATGGCCTTTCTGCTCAAGAGCGGATTTCGGGAGATCCACATTACGGACGACAGCTTTACGCAGGATATCGATCGGGCCAAGAGGATCTGCGAGGGGATATTGCGCCGCGGGCTCAGATTCCCCTGGTCGCTCATCAACGGGATCCGCGTCGATTTCGTGGATCGCGAATTCTTCAGGCTGGCGAAGCGCGCGGGCTGCTGGCAGGTGGGGTACGGCATCGAGTCAGGGGATCAGCGCATCCTGGATATCGTGGGCAAGAAGACCACTTTGGGCCAGATCGAAAACGCCGTCACGCTCGCGCGCGAGGCCGGCGTCGCCACCTTCGGCTTCTTCATCTTCGGCCTGCCGGGCGAGGACGCCGAGTCGATGGAGAGGACGATCTCCTTTGCGAAGCGGCTGCCGCTGGATATCGCCAAGTTCGACATATGCATCCCTTACCCCGGGACCCCTTATTACGAGGAACTTCGCTCGAGCGGATCGATCCTCACGGATGACTGGGCGCTCTACAACTGCCATCAGGTCGAAAAACCGCTCTTCAGACATCCGAATCTCAGCTGGGAGGAACTCGTCGTTTATTATAAAAGGGCGTTTCGCGAATTTTACTTCCGGCCGGGCTATATAGCGCGCCGTTTTGCGAGGAGCCTTTGCAGGGGGGACCTGTTCTCCGACGCCAGGGCGCTCCTGATGGGCAGGTGGTGA
- a CDS encoding response regulator, with translation MRAEPAKKIRVMIVEDNQDMLDIYRGMFAGESGFEIELMSDAMQGLRRVEGGRFDVIVLDIIMEPLSGESFFVYLRGNRKTMSLPVIVVSCLDPESLSTIEKLDHAIILQKPIRKEDLFGAIGECVAKYGRS, from the coding sequence ATGAGGGCAGAGCCTGCAAAAAAGATCAGGGTGATGATCGTGGAGGACAACCAGGACATGCTGGATATCTACAGGGGCATGTTCGCGGGCGAATCGGGTTTTGAGATCGAGCTCATGAGCGACGCGATGCAGGGGCTGCGCAGGGTCGAGGGCGGCCGCTTCGATGTAATAGTGCTCGACATCATCATGGAGCCGCTCTCGGGCGAGTCCTTTTTCGTCTATCTCAGGGGCAACCGGAAGACCATGAGTTTGCCGGTGATCGTCGTGAGCTGCCTTGATCCCGAGTCGCTCTCGACGATAGAGAAACTCGATCACGCCATCATCCTGCAGAAGCCGATCCGCAAGGAAGACCTCTTCGGAGCCATAGGCGAATGCGTCGCTAAGTACGGCCGATCGTAG
- a CDS encoding site-specific integrase: MTSNVYVRHYRTKKGEKRYYLVVREYGRSDRNIQLGCIGKKEAEIRRMAVLNELLNGTHQQTPTVRLFLGEFCDKFLADFAQGTRAPGTVRLYRDRLGKLRQEFQGCHLDQINREGLERFIGTQLLNNRSKNILLSVLRLLFQKAVEWRYLAVSPAQGVRRWTEEKGGSRSLTEAELGRLLDMATPWQKAVLLVMVQSGMRPGELSQLKFEDINWDDHLLKIVSGHERKTKNRESRVIPMAPDLEDTLEFLKENWPNMQYGNGTSPRPYLPRTTAQREYVFCHGDGRPVGIFRPSMNRLFSKAGIQGVTLHGLRKTFCSLLARHGAHPKEAQTLLGHADVRLTMEIYTEVQTDQLRRAVNLLPTIRDLQKTKFRVVESAV; this comes from the coding sequence GTGACTTCAAACGTCTACGTACGGCATTACCGAACCAAGAAGGGCGAGAAGCGGTATTACCTTGTGGTACGGGAATATGGGCGTAGTGACAGAAACATTCAGCTGGGATGCATCGGCAAGAAAGAAGCCGAGATACGAAGGATGGCCGTACTGAATGAATTGCTGAACGGGACGCACCAGCAAACGCCCACGGTGCGGCTGTTTTTGGGCGAGTTTTGCGATAAGTTCCTTGCCGATTTTGCGCAAGGGACACGCGCCCCCGGTACGGTGAGGCTTTATCGGGATCGGTTGGGGAAATTGCGGCAGGAGTTTCAGGGTTGCCATTTGGACCAGATCAATCGCGAAGGTCTGGAACGATTCATCGGCACCCAGCTGCTCAACAACCGCTCCAAGAATATCCTGCTTAGCGTCTTGCGGCTTCTGTTTCAGAAAGCAGTTGAATGGCGGTATTTGGCCGTATCCCCGGCGCAAGGTGTCCGTCGTTGGACCGAAGAAAAAGGCGGCAGTCGTTCTTTGACAGAGGCGGAATTGGGTCGTTTGCTGGACATGGCTACCCCGTGGCAAAAGGCGGTGCTCTTGGTCATGGTCCAGTCGGGCATGAGGCCGGGCGAACTCTCCCAGTTGAAATTCGAGGATATCAATTGGGACGACCACTTGCTCAAGATTGTGTCCGGCCATGAGCGCAAAACCAAGAACAGGGAATCGCGGGTTATCCCGATGGCTCCTGACTTGGAAGACACGCTCGAATTTCTCAAAGAAAACTGGCCCAATATGCAATACGGCAACGGAACCAGCCCCCGCCCTTATTTGCCGCGCACCACGGCACAGAGGGAGTATGTGTTTTGTCATGGGGATGGCCGTCCGGTCGGCATATTCCGCCCCAGCATGAACCGGCTCTTCAGCAAGGCGGGGATTCAGGGAGTGACGTTGCACGGATTGCGCAAGACTTTCTGCTCCCTGTTGGCGCGGCACGGAGCGCATCCCAAGGAAGCACAGACCTTGCTGGGCCATGCCGACGTTCGGTTAACGATGGAGATTTATACCGAGGTTCAAACGGATCAACTGCGGCGCGCAGTGAATTTATTGCCGACGATTCGGGACCTGCAAAAGACAAAATTCCGAGTCGTAGAAAGCGCAGTTTGA
- a CDS encoding helix-turn-helix transcriptional regulator — protein MIKYKIGNMAKSKGFSARRLADAAGVSPNTAALLIKAKNHKDYNVCTDVLDKVCTVFGCRLDDILEYRKR, from the coding sequence ATGATTAAATATAAAATAGGTAATATGGCTAAATCAAAGGGGTTTTCAGCGAGGCGGCTTGCGGATGCAGCGGGTGTAAGCCCTAACACAGCCGCTTTGCTGATAAAGGCAAAGAATCATAAAGATTACAATGTCTGCACTGATGTGCTTGATAAGGTCTGCACTGTTTTTGGTTGTCGGCTGGACGATATATTGGAATATCGAAAGAGGTAA
- a CDS encoding recombinase family protein — MKIAIYCRVSTEDQKADLQLDALRQYAKARGLEVHKEYVDHISGAKESRPALDEMLADARRGRIGAVCVWKIDRLGRSVSHLLKVLSELQALGVAFVSLQEAIDTATPAGRMVFTFLGAVAEFERAIIAERVKAGMKAAKSRGKHCGRPKASLDLSLARQLRSEGKSLRQVAALAGVSTATLSRALAA, encoded by the coding sequence ATGAAGATTGCAATCTATTGCCGTGTTTCAACCGAAGATCAGAAAGCCGACCTTCAGCTCGATGCCCTTCGCCAATATGCCAAGGCCCGGGGGCTTGAGGTACATAAGGAATATGTTGACCATATCAGCGGGGCCAAGGAGAGCCGCCCTGCCCTCGATGAGATGCTTGCCGATGCCAGGCGCGGGAGGATCGGCGCGGTCTGCGTGTGGAAAATTGACAGGCTTGGCCGCTCAGTCTCCCATCTCCTTAAGGTCCTGTCCGAGCTGCAAGCCCTTGGGGTTGCATTTGTGAGCCTTCAAGAGGCAATCGACACGGCCACGCCTGCGGGTCGCATGGTTTTTACCTTCCTTGGGGCCGTGGCGGAATTTGAGCGGGCGATTATAGCGGAGAGGGTCAAGGCAGGGATGAAGGCAGCCAAGAGCCGAGGGAAGCATTGCGGACGCCCGAAGGCCAGCCTTGACCTCAGCCTTGCCCGTCAACTCCGCTCTGAGGGCAAATCCTTGCGCCAGGTGGCTGCTCTCGCTGGGGTCTCGACTGCCACGCTTTCAAGAGCACTCGCGGCATAA
- a CDS encoding Rap1a/Tai family immunity protein, producing the protein MKIILIAGLILSLSSVAFAGDKTAGELYDECHKLGKAPSDPKALISDVYCATYIDGVIDGNRITSDLYPQSRFICMPNSGVSVDDAIGIFSKWLQKYPKEKKTPARSGVLLSLKEKFPCKK; encoded by the coding sequence ATGAAAATAATACTTATTGCTGGATTGATTTTGTCTTTATCAAGCGTTGCTTTTGCGGGTGATAAAACCGCAGGCGAACTTTATGACGAATGTCACAAGTTGGGGAAAGCGCCCTCCGATCCTAAAGCTCTCATATCCGATGTATATTGCGCCACATATATTGACGGTGTTATCGATGGTAACAGGATCACGTCCGACCTCTATCCTCAGAGCCGATTCATCTGCATGCCTAACAGTGGGGTATCCGTTGACGATGCAATCGGAATATTTTCGAAATGGCTGCAAAAGTATCCCAAGGAGAAAAAAACACCTGCTCGTTCTGGCGTGCTGCTTTCTTTAAAAGAAAAATTTCCTTGTAAGAAATAG
- a CDS encoding HGGxSTG domain-containing protein has protein sequence MERADKPHAQRRGWLKNGNLPGDFSKAPRCGAKTRRGTSCMGPAMRNGRCRMHGGCSTGPRTPEGLERIRRAHLKHGHYSREARNEARQLRQLFNEWQSLQETMDGEPTLF, from the coding sequence ATGGAAAGGGCGGATAAACCCCATGCCCAGCGGCGGGGCTGGCTGAAAAACGGGAATTTGCCGGGGGACTTTTCAAAAGCTCCCAGATGCGGCGCAAAGACAAGGCGAGGGACTTCCTGCATGGGGCCTGCCATGCGCAACGGGCGGTGTCGGATGCACGGCGGGTGCAGCACAGGCCCCCGGACTCCCGAGGGGTTGGAGCGGATCAGGCGGGCGCATTTGAAGCACGGCCATTATTCAAGAGAGGCAAGAAATGAGGCTCGCCAACTAAGACAGCTTTTTAATGAGTGGCAGTCATTACAAGAAACGATGGACGGAGAGCCGACTTTATTCTAG